In Clostridium ljungdahlii DSM 13528, the genomic window AGTACTGCAAGAAAAACATCCTCTTTGGATTTATAGTAAATATAAAATGTACCTTGAGCTATACCTGCTAATTTTACAATGTCACTTATGACTGTCTTTTCATAGCCTTTTTCTCTAAACAGCCTTTGTGCTGCTTTTAATATATCTTTTTTCCTCTGTTCTGGTTCTTTAGCTGTTCTGCTCATTTTTTCCTCCTCATGTTGAATGACATCATTCATTAAATATATAATACCATAATGAATGATGTCATTCAACAAAAAAGTTATATTTAACTACCCTACGTTAAATATAGAGCAGTTAAATATAACTTTAATTTAAAATGTGCCTCCCTTTAAAACATTCATTAATTGTAATAAGTCTGTTTCATTAGCACCTTGTTTTTTTACCTTATGGTCGATAGACATATGAATTTTACCTGATAGAGCGGATAAGCAATATTGTGTTGCATCATCCCCTGTTAAATTTTTCGACAATTTTTGCTTTTCCATTTTATCAATAGGAATTTTACTTATTAAATGCTTATTATTACTTTCATCTACTACATATGTACAATAATATTTTCCTACTTTTTCTGATATAACTTGTTTACTTTTTTTTGATTTCTTTGTATCATTGCTGCTCTCTTTACTATCTGTTACTGCAGGATAAGCATAAGAATTACCACCAGAAATACTATTTACAGATAAACTCATCTTTATACCTCCTTAATGGAATTTTTATTATATATTGTATATTATAACATATTATTTTCTAACCTTGAAGAACAATGCCTTTGAGAAATTCTATATATCTTATTTACATAATAATTTCTTTTCATCTGCTTTAAACGGAAGGTATAAGTGTTAATAATGGGACCGTACAATATCTGCTACTTTAGAACCCTGGTTTTAGCTATCATTTTCTTATATGTATTGATTTTTTTCTCAAGATGCAGTATATTATCTTCTATTTTACTTCTTTCAAAAGTTAACCTGTCCATTTGCTCTTCTAATAATTTTAATCGCTCTTCCAGTGTTTTGTCTCCTTCATATCTCAATTTAGAATAATATTGTATATCTTTAATTGGCATATTTGTCTCTTTTAGACGAATTATGAACTTTAACCACTCTACATCTTTTTCACTATATATTCTTCTGTTAATCTTGTTTCTCTCAGGATAAATTAAACCAAGTTTCTCGTAATACCTCAATGTGTCAATACTTAAACCAATCTTTTTAGAAAACTCTCCAATATAATAATTCAATTTGATTCCCCCTATTGACATGGAGTTAACTCCATCATATATGATAATACTATCATGAAATTAGGAGGTATTTCAATTATGGAAAATAGATATGAAAAAGGAGTAAATAAGCTTAAGGAAGTTGATGGAACAGGGGGAACAGAAGTAGTAGAATCTCTTAAAGATATTGCTCCAGACTTAGGAAAATACATTATTGAATTTGCTTTTGGAGATATTTATACCAGACCAACATTTGACTTAAAACAGAGAGAACTTGTTACCTTATCTGCACTAACTACATTAGGTGGATGTGACAAACAACTAAAAGTTCATATTAATGGTGCCTTAAATGTTGGAATAACAAAAAAAGAAATTATAGAAGTTTTTCTACAGTGCATCCCTTATGTTGGTTTTCCAAGAGTCCTAAATGCCGTTTCAGTTGCAAAAGATATTTTCTTAAATAACTAATAAATAAGAGCTTAAGTCCTTACAAATAAGGATTTTAAGCTCTCATTAATTTCTAAATTAGTTTCTCTTATCATGATAAAAATAACTACCTATTTCAGCAATAACCATAATTATATTAGCAGGTTTCTTTTTATACTATTTTATGTGTATAATACGTTAACAACTTTATTATATGGTCTGCACTAATAGCTTACATTATCAATTTTAAAATTAATGATTTCTTTCCCAACAAACCTAATTGCACTTTGCGCAATTATTTTCGTAGGATCAATATAATTACCTTCTATATTCAACATTTGGAATGCTACTGGTAATTCAGTACAACCTAAAATTATAGTATCAATATTTTGTGACTTAAAGTCTGAAATAACAGATTTTATATGGTCTAAATTATACTCTTTAATGCCATTTTTAATACCATATATTAAATCATTGATAATATTTTGATTAAAGGTAGCTTTTCAAAAGCTGCAAAAAATCTTTATATCAGCCAACCAGCATTAAGTGCATATATCAAAAAAATAGAAGTAGAGCTAGGTGTATCTTTGTTTGATAGAAGTATGACACCAATTCATTTAACTGAGCCAGGGGAAATGTATATACATGCTATCCTTCAAGTGAAAGCTATTCAAAATAATCTTGAGCAGTACTTCCAAGATATAACAAATTTAAAAGTAGGAAAAATTTCCATTGGTGGTACAAATTTTTTCTGTTCCTGTGTACTTCCTGACATAATAGTTGAGTTTAAAAAACAGCATCCTGGTATAAATGTGGATTTATTTGAGGTCAAATCGTCTGATATGCATGAAGAATTGATGAAAGAAACAATTGATTTAGCAATAGAATGTTTTCACCTAGATACAAAACTCTTCGAAAATCGCGTAATTGCCAAAGAAAATATTATTTTAGCTGTACCAAAAAATTATAGAATCAACGATGAACTAAGCGCTTATCGCTTATCCTTTCAGAATATAGTTGAGAAGAGACATCTG contains:
- a CDS encoding MerR family transcriptional regulator translates to MNYYIGEFSKKIGLSIDTLRYYEKLGLIYPERNKINRRIYSEKDVEWLKFIIRLKETNMPIKDIQYYSKLRYEGDKTLEERLKLLEEQMDRLTFERSKIEDNILHLEKKINTYKKMIAKTRVLK
- a CDS encoding carboxymuconolactone decarboxylase family protein encodes the protein MENRYEKGVNKLKEVDGTGGTEVVESLKDIAPDLGKYIIEFAFGDIYTRPTFDLKQRELVTLSALTTLGGCDKQLKVHINGALNVGITKKEIIEVFLQCIPYVGFPRVLNAVSVAKDIFLNN
- a CDS encoding LysR family transcriptional regulator, with the protein product MIKGSFSKAAKNLYISQPALSAYIKKIEVELGVSLFDRSMTPIHLTEPGEMYIHAILQVKAIQNNLEQYFQDITNLKVGKISIGGTNFFCSCVLPDIIVEFKKQHPGINVDLFEVKSSDMHEELMKETIDLAIECFHLDTKLFENRVIAKENIILAVPKNYRINDELSAYRLSFQNIVEKRHLSSDFPPVQLSKFANQPFVMLRKGNDMYTRSMKMCRKAGFTPKAVIYLDQLMTSYHIARKGMGIAFIRDSLVKYMNFNEDICFYKLADELSSRELVLIRKKNRYLSRSVDAFINSVISFFSM